One genomic window of Corynebacterium sp. sy039 includes the following:
- a CDS encoding ABC transporter ATP-binding protein → MLRVNHVEYSYPGHSSAVVGVHFQAGRGELIGMFGENGSGKSTLLKLCAGLLKPAAGGVTWNEQSTTTLSAKSNLLYLSGNEDLPEYLTGRELVALYLKLYKKPFAADVFAQYLTRYDMAEWETKLIEEYSHGMKKKIQLITALMLRLPFTMLDETLNGIDRRSMLRAGEDLASLSRENLVMVVSHDPQLLDRLATRVMCIQDGAVVYDAARAELEKEYGTASAIVDRFLNE, encoded by the coding sequence ATGTTGAGAGTAAACCACGTAGAGTACAGTTATCCAGGACATTCCTCAGCTGTAGTGGGAGTTCATTTCCAAGCTGGACGTGGTGAACTCATTGGTATGTTCGGGGAGAACGGCTCGGGAAAGTCCACATTGCTGAAACTATGTGCCGGACTATTAAAGCCTGCCGCGGGTGGTGTGACATGGAATGAACAAAGCACTACTACGTTATCTGCTAAATCGAATCTTCTTTATTTGTCGGGCAATGAGGATCTTCCAGAATATCTGACTGGTCGTGAATTAGTTGCGCTGTATCTGAAGCTATACAAAAAACCTTTTGCGGCTGATGTTTTTGCTCAGTATCTCACGCGCTATGACATGGCAGAGTGGGAAACCAAACTTATCGAGGAATACTCGCATGGAATGAAAAAGAAGATACAGCTTATTACGGCGTTGATGTTGCGTCTTCCTTTTACCATGCTCGATGAAACGCTTAATGGAATTGATCGCCGCTCTATGCTCAGGGCGGGTGAGGATCTTGCGTCTTTGAGCAGGGAAAATCTGGTGATGGTGGTATCGCATGATCCGCAATTATTGGATAGACTCGCCACCCGAGTCATGTGCATACAAGATGGCGCAGTTGTTTATGATGCAGCGCGTGCCGAGCTAGAAAAAGAGTATGGTACTGCAAGCGCCATAGTCGATCGTTTTCTGAATGAGTAA